The nucleotide window CGGTCTTGCCGCCGGGCAGCTGGACACGGGCCAGCAGCGTCACCGCGAGCCCGTTGATCTCCTGGTCGACCTCGCCGCCGAGCAGCAGGACCTCGCCGTGGAGGGGGCGGCCGGGGGCGGCGGTGGCGTCCAGCAGCCGGGCGTCGATCCGCGCCCCGCCCGAACCGAACGTCGCGAGCACCTTCTGGAACATGCCGTGGATCCTGCCAGGCCGGAGACGTTTCGCGCGGGGACTCGGGCACAATGGACGGGTGAGCACCGAGACGCTGACGAAGCCGGAAACCACGCCCGAGGGCACGGACACCACCGACGACGACTCGCCGAAGATGTTCCACTACGTGAAGAAGAACAAGATCGCCGAGAGCGCGGTCATGGGCACTCACGTGGTGGCGCTTTGCGGCGAGGTCTTCCCGGTGACGAAGTCGCCGAAGCCCGGGTCGCCGGTCTGCCCGGCCTGCAAGGAGATCTACGACAGTCTCCGTCCGGGCAGCTGAGCCGGGCCTGAGGTCCCCGGCGGGTGTCCTCGCCGGGGCTTTCTGCTGTCCGGAATCGGACAAGATGTCGAACAAACGTGAATAACCTTCATTCGGCGGGTGTGCTCGTCGGGGCAGGCCTGGTAAATCCTCCCGAGCCAGGTCCCCTCACCCACCGGAGTCGCACATGCGCAGAACCGGGATCGTGCTCACCCTCGCCGCCTTGCTCGCCGTGGTCTCGCCCGCGCTGGCCCAGGCCGTCACCGGCTGGACGGAGGTCGGCTCCGACAACGCCCGTGCCCTCGACGAGAGCCAGGGCCTCGCGACGATCGTGCGCCCGTCGGGCACGACGATCCGCTACACCGGGATCGGCACGATCCCGGCCGACCTGAACTCGCAGGGCTGGAACCACGTCGGCGACCCGGGCTCGGCCCAGGGCTGGTACGTCGAGCCCTACCAGCGTGACGACCGCGGCGCGAAGCTCTTCCGCGTCCAGGCCCCGGACGGCTCGTGGGCCAACTACAAGCACGCCCTCGAGTCGTGGGAAGCGAACAACAACTCCTTCGCCGCGGTGTCGCCGGACGCCCGCTGGCTGGTGGCGGGGGAGTGGGGCACCATGAGCCGGCTCCTGGTGCACCCGATGCCCGGCGTGGTCGCCACGAACCCGGCGCAGAACCTGCCGATGGCCGGCACGATCCGCCTGGACCACGCGGTCCGCGACGTCCAGGGCTGCGACTTCCAGACGGCGACCCGCCTGCTCTGCGCGTCCGACGACCCGGACGGCAGCCTCTTCGGCACGACGAAGCCGCTCCTCCAGGTCGACCTCGCGGGTCCGCTGAACGGTTCGGATGTCACCGGCCACGTCACGTCCCTGGGTCAGCTCCCGCTCCGCAGCGGCTGCTCGGGCTCGTTCGAGGTCGAGGGCATCGACTTCGACGAGCGCGACAACACCCTCCGCGTGGTGGTCATGTCCCCGAGCATCTGCATCTTGTTCGACAGCAAGACCTACCGCTTCCAGCAGCGCTGACACACGCAGGCCGGGCACTTTCACGTGAAAGTGCCCGGCCTGCGGTTCGCCATGGTGGGCACTTTCACGTGAAAGTGCCCCCCGGGTCAGGCGGTGGGGGTGGGGTCGAGGGACTCCGTTTCCGGGGCCTGGGCCGGGGTTCGGCGGGCTTCGCGGCGGGCGCGACGGCGTTCCTTGCGGGTCTCGACCATCGTGTAGAGGGTCGGGACGAGGACCAGGGTCAGCAGCGTCGAGCTGACCAGGCCGCCGATCACCACGATCGCCAGTGGCCGGCCGATGAAGCCGCCCTGGCCGGTGATGCCCAGTGCCATCGGGACCAGCGCGAAGATGGTTGCCGCGGCGGTCATCAGGATCGGGCGGAGCCGGCGGCGGCCGCCTTCGGTGACGGCGTCGGAGACGCTCATCCCCTCCGCGCGGTACTGGTTGATCAGGTCGATCAGCACGATCGCGTTCGTCACGACGATGCCGACCAGCATCAGCATGCCGATCAGGGCCGGCAGGCCCAGGGCGGTGCCGGTGGCCAGCAGCAGCCCGATCGCGCCGGTCGCCGCGAACGGGATCGAGACCAGCAGGATCAGCGGCTGGATCAGGCTCCGGAACGTCGCCACCATGATCAGGAACACGATCGCGATGGCCGCGAGCAGCGCCAGGAACAGGTTCGAGAACGCCTCCTGCTGGTCCTGGCTGACGCCGCCGAGCGAGTACGCCGCGCCGCCGGTGAACGTCAGGCCGTCCAGTTTGGACTTGATGTCCGCGGTGGTCTTGGTCAGGTCGTCACCGGTGTTCTTCGCCGTCACCGTGGTGCTCAGGTCGCCGCCGGTGCGGTGCACCGCGGCTGGGCCGTCCACAGTGGACACGCGAGCCACCTCGTCGAGCCGGACGACGCCGGCCGGGCCCGGGATCGGCAGGGCCTTGACCTGGTCGACCGTGACCGGAGCCGTGCCGGCGCGCAGGACGATGTCCGTGCGCTGCCCGTCGACCGGCAGCTGCGTCACCGTGCGGCCGGCGATCGCCTGGTTGGCGACCTGCCCGATGGTGCTCGCCGACAGCCCGCGCGCGGCGGCCGCGGCGTCGTCCACCTCGACCTGCACCCGCGGCGAGCCGACGCTCAGGTCGCTCGACACCTCGGTGAGCCCGGCCACCCCGCCCAGCGCCCGCACCACCTGGTCGGACGCCGGCTTCAGCGCGGCCTCCGACGGCGCGGTGACCGTCACCGAGACCTGGTCGGAGTTGAACCCGGACGCGTCCGCCCCGATCTTGATCTCGCCCAGCTCGGGCCGCGACGTCAGCTTCGCGCGCAGCCGGTCCGACAGCGAGTTCAGATCGGTGTCCTTGGCGACGGTGACGGAGATGCTCGTGTTGGTGCCGCCGCCGAAGCCGAACGCCCCGCCACCACCGATGCTGACCTGGTACGTCTGCACCGCGGGCTCGGCCGCGAGGGCCTGCTCGACCGCCGTGGCCGCCTTTTCCTTCGCCTCGACGCTGGTGCCGGCGGGCAGCTTCTGCGTCATGTTCAGCGTGGTGCCGCCGGAGGAGTCGAGGAAGTTCGTGTTGAGCCGCGTCGCGAGCCCGACCGTGCCGGCGAAGATCAGCAGGGCCAGCAGCACGACGGTCAGCCGCCGCCGGGTCGCGAACCGGATCACCGGCAGGTACGCGCGCTGCAGGATGCTGCGGCGTTCCCGCTCGACGGCCGCCTCGCGCGCCCGCTCGGCTTCGACGGCGTCCGCCGGCACCGCGGGCCGCTTCAGGAACCAGTACGCCAGCACGGGAACCACGGTCAGCGACACGAGCAGCGACGCCAGCAGCGCCACCGTCACGGTGATCGCGAAGGGCGAGAACAGCTCCCCGACGAACCCGCCGACGAACGCGATCGGCAGGAACACCGCGACGGTCGTCAGCGTGGACGACGTCACCGCGCCGGCCACCTCGCGGACGCCGTCGAGCACCGCCCGGTCCTTCTCCTCGCCGTACGCCAGGTGCCGTTTGATGTTCTCCAGCACGACGATCGAGTCGTCGACCACCCGGCCGATCGCGATGGTCAGCGCGCCGAGGGTGAGCAGGTTGAGCGACAGGTCGCCGGTCCACAGGGCGATCAGCGCGACGACGACCGACAGCGGGATCGACACCGCGGTCACCAGCGTCGAGCGCACCGACAGCAGGAACAGCAGGATGACGACGACCGCGAAGGCCAGCCCCAGCAGGCCTTCGGTGGTCAGGCCGCTGATCGCGTCCTTCACCGGGGTGCCCTGGTCGAACACGACGCTCATCTCGGCGCCGGTCTTCTTCGCCAGGTCCGGCAGCTTGTCGCGGACGGCGTCGGAGATCGCGACGGCGTTCCCGTTGTCCACCATGGTGATCGAGAGGCCGAGGCTGGGCTTGCCGTTGGTGCGCGTGATCGACGTCGGCGGCGCGAACCCGGGCTGGACGTCGGCGACGTCACCCAGCTTCACCGGACCGCGCCCCCGCGCGGCCGCACTCGGCGTCAGGTACAACCCGCGGAGACTGTCCACAGTGGTCTGCCCGCCGCCGACCTGCACCGACAGCGTCTTGCCGTTCTCGGTCAGGGTCCCGGCCGGCACCGCGGCCCCGGCCGTCTGCAGCGTGGTCGCGATCGACGCGGGGTCGACGCCGGCGGCGGCGAGCTTGGCGTAGTCGAGCGTGATCGTGACGCGCGGCTGCTGCACGCCGGTGACGGTGACCGTGCGGACGCCGTCGATCTTCCGCAGCTCGGGCGCGACCTGGTCGGTCAGCGCGGGCGCGAGCTGCTGCGGGTCGCCCGTGGTGCCCGCGGCGACCAGCACGACCGGCAGGTCGTCGGTGCTGCCCGCGGACACGGCGGGCTCGGTGTTCTGCGGCAGCCGCGGCCGGACCTGGTTGACCACCTGCTGGATCTGCGAGACGGCGGCGTCGATGTCCGTGCCGAACTCGAACTGCGCGACGACCCGCGAAACGCCGTCCGACGACGTCGAAGTGACCTGTTCCAGGCCCTTCAGCCCCTGGAGCCCGCCTTCGAGCGGCTCGGAGACCTGCCGGTCGACCGCGTCCGGCGACGCCCCCGGGTACGCCGTGACGATCTGTGCCTGCGGGAACTGCAGTGACGGGAAGAGCTGCTGCTTGAGCTGCGGCAGCGCGAAGGCGCCGAAGCCGACGACGACCAGCGCGAGCAGGCCGATCAGGCTCCGGTTGCGCAGGCTCGATCTGGCCAGCACGGACATGACGTGAAAACCCCCTCGGGAATGAATGGCCCGCTGAGCCTTTCACGCCGATGCTGAGGAGCGACTCAGTCTGGGGGTGGATTCCGGGTCGTCCCTTCGGTGGAGACGCGACCCTGGGCTGCGCTGGGTGCCGGTTCCGGCGCGCTCGGTGACGGGGTGTCCTCTTCGGACGGCTCGGCCGGCTCGGGCTCGTCGTCGTCGAGGGAGCTGCCGTTGGCCGAGACGTCTTCGGCGCGCGGGCGCCGCAGCGGCGTGGTCGAGCGTTCCCACAGCGTGCGGCCTTCTTCCGAGCGCAGCCGCTCGGAGGCGCGTTCCATCTCCAGCCGCCGCCACTTGCGCCGCTGCCGCCGGGTCGCCTTCGCCGGCCAGAGTTCCTGGATCGCGCTGTTGAAGTACGCGCCGCCGACCACGGCCAGCCCGATGAAGAACATGAGCAGCAGGAACGCGATCGGCGCGGCGAGCGCGCCGTAGGTGTAGCCGGTCTTGGTGATCCAGTTGAGGTAGACGCGCAGGCCGACCGAAGAGAGCAGGAACACGACCATGGCGAGCACCGCGCCGGGCAGCCCGCGGTGCCACGGCAGCTTCCGCGGCAGCGCGAGCTTGTACAACGTGGTCAGCGCGAGGGTGATCATCACGCCGAGGGTCGGGAAGTAGAGCGTGCTCACCCACGACGACACCGTCGGGCGCCAGTCCGCCGGGAAGAACTCCGGCAGCAGGTCGGGGCCGATCGCCAGCAGGGGCAGCCCGATCACGAGGATCACCAGGCCGCACAGGTAGAGCAGGAGCGCGAAGATCCGCTGCCAGACGTCGTTGCGGACGCCGTACTGGTCGTGCGCGACGGTGATCGCGTCCACGAAGGACGACATCGCCGACGAGCCCGCCCACAGCGAGATCAGGAAGCCGACCGAGACGATCTCGCCCTTGCCGACGGTGAGGATGCTGTTCACGGTCGGTTCGATGATGTCCTGGACGGCGTTCGTGCTGAACACCGTCCGGCAGAACCCGATGATGCGGTCGTGCACCGCGGTGACGACGCCGGTGCCGAACCACTCGCCGACGAAGCCCAGTGCGCCGAGCAGGCCGAGCAGCAGCGGCGGGAGCGAGAGCGTCTGCCAGAAGGCCGCCTCGGCGGCCTCGGAGAAGATGTTGCCCTCCCAGGCCTTGGCGAACGTGCGCGTGAGCAGGCGCCACGGCCCCTTGCGGGCCACCTTCGTCGCTCCGGACGGCTGCACCTCACCCATGACGTCTCCAGCATGGTCCATCGGTGCTGATTTGGCTCGTCACACCCCCTGCAGCCGGGCGTGTCGACGGACATCACCCGTGCCGGTGCCCGGAACTGTCGGACCCGGCCGGTAGACTCGCTCCAGTGCCCTCACCGCAGCTGCCGATACCGAAGTCGGTACCACAGTGAGGGTTTTCGCACGTCAACGCACTTGAGCGAGGGGGGACCGGCATGACGGAGACGCAGCTCGGGGCGCCTCCCGCGGAGAAGGACTCGACCGCGCGCCCGCTGCGGGCGTGGCAGCGGCGGGCGCTCACGAAGTACCTGACGCAGAAGCCGAAGGACTTCCTCGCGGTGGCGACGCCCGGCGCCGGCAAGACGGTGTTCGGCCTCCGGATCGCGGCGGAGCTGCTCAGCGACCGCACCGTCGAGGCGATCACCATCGTCACCCCGACCGAGCACCTCAAGCACCAGTGGGCGGCCTCGGCCGCGGCGGCCGGCATCGCCATCGACTCGAACTTCCGCAACACCACCGGTGTCACCTCGTCCGACTACAACGGCGTCGCGCTGACGTACGCGCAGGTCGCGGCGCACCCGACGCTGCACCGGGTGCGCACGGAGAACCGCAAGACGCTGGTGATCCTCGACGAGATCCACCACGGCGGCGACGCGAAGAGCTGGGGCGACGCGATCCGCGAGGCCTTCACCCCGGCGGTCCGGCGCCTGTGCCTGACCGGGACGCCGTTCCGGTCCGACGACTCGCCGATCCCGTTCGTCACGTACGAGCCGGACGCGGGCGGCTTCCAGCGCAGCAAGGCCGACCACGCGTACGGCTACGCGGACGCGCTGGCCGACGGCGTGGTCCGGCCGGTCGTCTTCCTGGCGTATTCGGGCGAGGCGTCCTGGCGCACGAGCGCGGGCGAGGAGTTCACCGCCCGGCTCGGCGAGCCGCTCACGGCGGAGCAGAACGCCCGGGCGTGGCGCACGGCGCTCGACCCGGCCGGCGAGTGGATCCCGGCGGTGCTGCAGGCTGCCGACACGCGGCTGTCGCAGGTCCGCCAGAGCGTGCCGGACGCCGGCGGCCTGGTGATCGCGACCGACCAGGAGTCGGCGCGGGCGTACGCGAAGATCCTGGAGCGCATCTCGGGGGAGATGCCGACGCTGGTGCTCTCGGACGACCCGAAGGCCTCGGGCCGGATCAAGGAGTTCTCCGAGACGAACGAGCGCTGGATCGTGGCGGTCCGCATGGTCTCCGAAGGCGTCGACGTCCCGCGCCTGGCGGTGGGCGTGTACGCCACGAGCGCGTCGACGCCGCTGTTCTTCGCCCAGGCGATCGGCCGCTACGTGCGGGCCCGCAAGAAGGGCGAGACGGCGAGCGTGTTCCTGCCGTCGGTGCCGGTGCTGCTGGAGCTGGCCAGCGAGCTGGAGGCGCAGCGCGACCACGTGCTGGGCAAGCCGCACCGGGAGAAGGAAGGCTGGGAGGACGAGCTCCTCGCCCAGGCCAACCGCACCGAGGACGAGCCGGGCGAGGAGGAGAAGGCGTTCACGTCGCTGGGCGCCTCGGCCGAGCTCGACCAGGTCATCTACGACGGCAACTCGTTCGGCACGGCGGTGTTCTCCGGCTCGGACGAGGAGCAGGAGTACCTCGGCCTGCCGGGGCTGCTGGAGCCCGACCAGGTCCGCGCGCTGCTGCGGAAGCGCCAGGAAGAGCAGATCGCGGACGAGAAGCGCCGCAAGCCGGCCAAGGAAGAGGCCCCGCCGCCCACGGCCCGGCCCCAGTCGGTGAGCGAGCGGCTCGGCGCGTTGCGCAAGGAGCTGAACGCCCTGGTGGGCATGTACCACCACCGCACGAAGAAGCCGCACGGGGCGATCCACAACGAGCTGCGGCGGGTCTGCGGTGGTCCGGTGACCGCGATGGCGACCGTCGAACAGCTGGAAGAGCGGATCGTGACGCTGCGGTCCTGGTGAGCCCGGCGCCCGGCTTCTGTCGCCCAGGTGGCTGAAGATCGCCCATCACTGTCCGTTCTTCCCGGGCCGCTCCCGCGCTGTGACGGTCCGTGCCTGATGGCCTGCCCTTCCACCCCGCCGCGCATGGCCTTCCGGGCACCATCCCGCCCGAACTTCGCAAGTCGGCGACCAATCCCGGGGTGCAGTCGTGGATTCGCCACGGGTTGCGCTCGGTGCACACGACCGGCCTAATGTCACACCTTGATGAAACCTCGATGTAACTAACCGTGAGTGCTGGCGATCACATCGTCAGCGGATCTACTCTTTCCGGGCGAGGTTCAGCCCGTGTTGCCGAACCGTGTCCAATTGGTGTCATTTAATCGATCCAGCTATCTTCCCCGCAGCCGCTCAGCGGCATATGTTGTCGCCCACAACATATGCGCGACGGTGCGCCGGGCCAGCCCGGATCGCCGCCTCGCTGGCCCGAGGCACACGCCGACGGCCGCTCGTCACCAATGCTTGGATCCGGAAGGAACGAGGATGCGCAGCAGAACCCTTACCCTCCTCGCCGCCACGGTGAGCGCCGGCCTGGTGCTCACCGCCTGCGGTACCAACAGTTCGAACAGCGGGGGCACGGGGAGCAACTCCGCTTCCGCGCCCGCTCCGGCCGGTGGCGGCGCCAGCGGCAAGGTCGGCGTCATCCTGCCGGAGACCGCCAGCTCGGCCCGCTGGGAAGCCTTCGACAAGCCGATGCTGCAGGCCGCCCTCGCGGCGCAGGGCTTCGAGGCCGACGTCCAGAACGCCCAGGGCGACGCCCAGAAGTTCTCGACCCTGGCCGACGGCTTCATCAGCTCCGGCGTCAAGGTCCTGATCATCGCCCCGTCCGACCCGGCCGTCGGTGCCGCGGTCGAGGCGAAGGCGAAGACCGCGGGCATCCCGGTCATCAACTACGACCGCCCGAGCCTCGGCGGCAGCGCCGAGTACTACGTCTCGTTCGACAACGAGAAGGTCGGCCAGCTCCAGGGCCAGGCCATGGCGGACGCGCTCAAGGACAAGCCGGGCGCCGGCTTCGTCCAGATCGAGGGCGCCCCGACCGACAACAACGCGACCCTGTTCACCAACGGCCAGGACTCCGTGCTCGAGCCGCTGGTCACGTCCGGCAAGCTCAAGCGGATCCAGAAGCAGCCGATCAACGACTGGGACAACCAGCTCGGCGGCACGACGTTCGAGCAGATCTTCCAGGCGAACGGCGGCAAGGTCGACGGCGTCGTCGCGGCGAACGACGGCCTGGCCGGCGCGGTCATCACCATCCTCAAGAAGAACGGCCTGAACGGCAAGATTCCGGTCACCGGCCAGGACGCCACGGCCGACGGCCTCATGGCGGTCATGCGCGGCGAGCAGTACATGACCGTGTTCAAGCCGATCAAGGAAGAGGCCGAGGCGAGCGCGAAGCTGGCCGCGGCACTGGCCAAGGGCGACAAGGCCGCCGCGGACGCCATCGCCACCGGCAAGCTGCACGACCCGAAGAACAACCGCGACATCAAGTCGGTGCTGCTCACGCCGACCACGATCCTGGCGAAGGACGTCAAGACCGTCGTGACCCAGGGCTACGTGAAGGCGACCGAGATCTGCGGCGGCGACCTCGCCAGCAAGTGCGCCTCGCTCGGCATCTCCTGAGCCCTCCTCAGTACCGATCCGGCCGAAGTAGGCCGCCCCCGAGCGGCACTTGACCGCTGCTGCGAGCCGATTCGGCCGTGGCTGAGGCCGGATCGGTACTGGACGGCGCTGTACCCCATGAACAGCCGGGCCGGGACGCGCACCCCGACGGCGCGTCCCGGCCCGGTCCCCACCCAGGAGAAAGCCCATCCATGAGTGAGCCCATTCTCGAGATCAAGGGCCTGAACAAGAGCTTCGGCCCCGTCCACGTCCTCCACGACGTGGACTTCGACGTGCGTGCGGGCGAAGTGACCGCCCTGGTCGGCGACAACGGCGCCGGCAAGTCGACGCTCGTCAAGTGCATCGCCGGCATCCACCCGTACGACTCGGGGGCCGTGCGGTTCAACGGGCAGGACGCCCACATCCGCGGCCCGAAGGACGCGGCCGGGCTCGGCATCGAGGTCGTCTACCAGGACCTCGCGCTGGCCGACAACCTCGACATCGTCCAGAACATGTTCCTCGGCCGCGAGCGCGGCAGCTCGTGGAAGCTCGACGAAGCCAGCATGGAGAAGGCCGCCCGCGAGACGCTGGCCTCGCTGTCGGTCCGGACCGTGAAGTCGGTCCGCACGCCGGTCTCCTCGCTGTCCGGTGGCCAGCGGCAGACCGTCGCCATCGCGAAGTCGGTGCTGTGGAACAGCAAGGTCGTCGTGCTCGACGAGCCGACCGCCGCCCTCGGCGTCGCGCAGACCCGGCAGGTGCTCGACCTCGTCCGCCGGCTGGCCGAGCAGGGCCTCGGGGTCGTGCTGATCAGCCACAACATGGCCGACGTGTTCGAGGTCGCCGACCGCATCGCCGTGCTCTACCTCGGCCGGCTCGTCGCCGAGGTGCACACGAAGGACGTCACCCACGGCCAGGTCGTGGAACTGATCACCGCCGGTCGCTCCGGTGACCTCGGCCTGGCCCGGCCCGAAGCCGTGGTCCTGTGAGCGGGAAGAAAGAACCGGAAATGACTGAAACCCCTGCCAAGCACGAGGTCGGCACCCCCGCCGACGCGCTCGCGCAGACCCAGGCCCCCGCCGGGGCGATCTCCGACTTCGGCATCGACACGACATCGATGTCAACCGGCGAGGCCGTCCGCGACTACTTCGCCCGCCTGCGGGCCGGTGAACTGGGCGCGCTGCCGTCGCTGTTCGGCCTGCTCGTGCTGGTGATCCTGTTCAGCGCGCTGTCGGACAACTTCTTCACGCTGGCCAACATCGCCAACGTGTTCCCGCAGGGCGCGGGCGTCATCATCATCGCGATGGGCATCGTGTTCGTGCTGCTGCTCGGCGAGATCGACCTCGCCGCCGGCGTGGCCTCCGGTGTCGCCGCTTCGGTGATGGCGCTGCACTACGTCCAGAGCGGGAACCTGCTGGGCGCCATGGGCACCGGCGTGTTCATCACGTTCATCGGCGTGCTTGCCCTGGCCATGCTGCTGTCGGCCTACCAGCGGATCTGGGCGGGTGCCGCGCTGTCGCTGATCGGCCTGCTGATCGTCGCGATCGGCGTCCCGGCCAACGCCTGGCTCGAGATCCTGCTGTCGATCTGCGTCGGCACCGCGATCGGCTGCATCACCGGCTTCCTCGTCTCGAAGATCGGCATGCCGTCCTTCGTCGTGACGCTGGCGCTGTTCATCGTGTGGCAGGGCGTCCTGCTGCAGTTCATCGGTGAGGGCGGCACGATCGGCATCAGCAACTCGGACATCCTGTACAAGATCGCCAACGGCAACCTGAACATCCTCGGCAGCTGGATCTTCTTCCTCATCGCGGCCGGCGGGTTCGCGGTGATCACGCTGACCAGCCACTTCAAGCGGCTCCAGCGCGGCCTGGTCGTCCAGCCGACGGCCCTGGTGCTGGTCAAGGTCGGCGCGCTGGTCGTGCTGTCGGCGGTCGGCACCTGGCTGCTGACGATCAACCGCTCGCCGAACAAGGCGGTCGTGACGATCGAAGGCGTCCCGTACGTCATCCCGATCATGCTGGCGTTGCTGGTGGCCGGCACGTACGTGCTGAACCGGACCAAGTACGGCCGGTACGTCTACGCGGTCGGCGGCAACAAGGAAGCCGCCCGCCGCGCCGGTATCGACGTGCCGAAGATCCGGGCCAGCGTGTTCGTCATCGGCTCGGCGGTCGCGGCCATCGGCGGCATCGTCGCCGCGTCGAAGGTCGGTTCGGTCAGCCCGCAGTCCGGTGGCCTGAACACGCTGCTGTTCGCGGTCGGTTCGGCCGTCATCGGCGGCACGTCGCTGTTCGGCGGCAAGGGCCGGGTTTCCGACGCGGTCGTCGGTGGCCTGGTGATCGCCGTGGTCATCAACGGCCTGGGCCTGCTCAAGCAGCCGGCCGCGGTGGTCAACATCATCACCGGTCTGGTCCTGCTCCTCGCCGCCACGGTCGACGCGCTGTCCCGGCGCCGCGCGGCTGCGTCGGCGCGCTGAACCACCATGGAATGATAAAGCCCGTGACCAGCACGCCCGTTGCACGACCGGACGAGGTGCGCCGGCACAACCGCACGACCCTGCTCCGCCTGCTGCACGTCGGCGGGCCGAGCACCCGGGCGACCCTGGCCACCCAGCTGGGGCTCAACCGGAGCACGATCAAGACCCTCGTCGACGGGCTCGCCGAAGCCGGTGTCGTCGAGGAGAAGGTGCCGAGGCCGGGACGAGGGGCGGGCCGCCCCTCGCTCCTGGTCCTGCCCCAGCCGCACGCGGCGGTCGTGCTCGCGGTCGACCTCCAGGTCGAGCACGTCGCGATCGCCCTGGTCGGGCTCGGCGGGCAGATCCTGGGCCGCAACAGCTGGAACCTGCGCGGCCGGATGGGGCAGCCCGAAGAGGTCATCACCCACGTCATCGAGTCGACGGCCATCCTGGCCGGCGACCTCGACGTGACCCCGGTGGCGGCCGGGGTGTCGGTGCCGGGCGTCGTCCGGCGGGCGGACGGGCACGTGCACGAGGCCCCGAACCTGCGCTGGACCGACGTCGCGCTCGGCGAGCGGCTCGGCGGGGTGCTGCAGATCCCGATCCTGGTCGGCAACGACGCCGAGTTCGGTGCCGTCGCCGAGCACCTGCGCGGCGCGGCCCGCGGGGCGTCCGACGTGGTGTACATCTCGGCGGACGTCGGTGTCGGCGGCGGCGTCATCGCCGAAGGCTCGGCGCTGCGCGGCGGCTCGGGGTACGTCGGCGAGATCGGGCACATGG belongs to Amycolatopsis tolypomycina and includes:
- a CDS encoding ATP-binding cassette domain-containing protein — protein: MSEPILEIKGLNKSFGPVHVLHDVDFDVRAGEVTALVGDNGAGKSTLVKCIAGIHPYDSGAVRFNGQDAHIRGPKDAAGLGIEVVYQDLALADNLDIVQNMFLGRERGSSWKLDEASMEKAARETLASLSVRTVKSVRTPVSSLSGGQRQTVAIAKSVLWNSKVVVLDEPTAALGVAQTRQVLDLVRRLAEQGLGVVLISHNMADVFEVADRIAVLYLGRLVAEVHTKDVTHGQVVELITAGRSGDLGLARPEAVVL
- a CDS encoding DUF3039 domain-containing protein, encoding MSTETLTKPETTPEGTDTTDDDSPKMFHYVKKNKIAESAVMGTHVVALCGEVFPVTKSPKPGSPVCPACKEIYDSLRPGS
- a CDS encoding DEAD/DEAH box helicase, whose protein sequence is MTETQLGAPPAEKDSTARPLRAWQRRALTKYLTQKPKDFLAVATPGAGKTVFGLRIAAELLSDRTVEAITIVTPTEHLKHQWAASAAAAGIAIDSNFRNTTGVTSSDYNGVALTYAQVAAHPTLHRVRTENRKTLVILDEIHHGGDAKSWGDAIREAFTPAVRRLCLTGTPFRSDDSPIPFVTYEPDAGGFQRSKADHAYGYADALADGVVRPVVFLAYSGEASWRTSAGEEFTARLGEPLTAEQNARAWRTALDPAGEWIPAVLQAADTRLSQVRQSVPDAGGLVIATDQESARAYAKILERISGEMPTLVLSDDPKASGRIKEFSETNERWIVAVRMVSEGVDVPRLAVGVYATSASTPLFFAQAIGRYVRARKKGETASVFLPSVPVLLELASELEAQRDHVLGKPHREKEGWEDELLAQANRTEDEPGEEEKAFTSLGASAELDQVIYDGNSFGTAVFSGSDEEQEYLGLPGLLEPDQVRALLRKRQEEQIADEKRRKPAKEEAPPPTARPQSVSERLGALRKELNALVGMYHHRTKKPHGAIHNELRRVCGGPVTAMATVEQLEERIVTLRSW
- a CDS encoding YihY/virulence factor BrkB family protein yields the protein MGEVQPSGATKVARKGPWRLLTRTFAKAWEGNIFSEAAEAAFWQTLSLPPLLLGLLGALGFVGEWFGTGVVTAVHDRIIGFCRTVFSTNAVQDIIEPTVNSILTVGKGEIVSVGFLISLWAGSSAMSSFVDAITVAHDQYGVRNDVWQRIFALLLYLCGLVILVIGLPLLAIGPDLLPEFFPADWRPTVSSWVSTLYFPTLGVMITLALTTLYKLALPRKLPWHRGLPGAVLAMVVFLLSSVGLRVYLNWITKTGYTYGALAAPIAFLLLMFFIGLAVVGGAYFNSAIQELWPAKATRRQRRKWRRLEMERASERLRSEEGRTLWERSTTPLRRPRAEDVSANGSSLDDDEPEPAEPSEEDTPSPSAPEPAPSAAQGRVSTEGTTRNPPPD
- a CDS encoding sugar ABC transporter substrate-binding protein; the protein is MRSRTLTLLAATVSAGLVLTACGTNSSNSGGTGSNSASAPAPAGGGASGKVGVILPETASSARWEAFDKPMLQAALAAQGFEADVQNAQGDAQKFSTLADGFISSGVKVLIIAPSDPAVGAAVEAKAKTAGIPVINYDRPSLGGSAEYYVSFDNEKVGQLQGQAMADALKDKPGAGFVQIEGAPTDNNATLFTNGQDSVLEPLVTSGKLKRIQKQPINDWDNQLGGTTFEQIFQANGGKVDGVVAANDGLAGAVITILKKNGLNGKIPVTGQDATADGLMAVMRGEQYMTVFKPIKEEAEASAKLAAALAKGDKAAADAIATGKLHDPKNNRDIKSVLLTPTTILAKDVKTVVTQGYVKATEICGGDLASKCASLGIS
- a CDS encoding efflux RND transporter permease subunit; protein product: MSVLARSSLRNRSLIGLLALVVVGFGAFALPQLKQQLFPSLQFPQAQIVTAYPGASPDAVDRQVSEPLEGGLQGLKGLEQVTSTSSDGVSRVVAQFEFGTDIDAAVSQIQQVVNQVRPRLPQNTEPAVSAGSTDDLPVVLVAAGTTGDPQQLAPALTDQVAPELRKIDGVRTVTVTGVQQPRVTITLDYAKLAAAGVDPASIATTLQTAGAAVPAGTLTENGKTLSVQVGGGQTTVDSLRGLYLTPSAAARGRGPVKLGDVADVQPGFAPPTSITRTNGKPSLGLSITMVDNGNAVAISDAVRDKLPDLAKKTGAEMSVVFDQGTPVKDAISGLTTEGLLGLAFAVVVILLFLLSVRSTLVTAVSIPLSVVVALIALWTGDLSLNLLTLGALTIAIGRVVDDSIVVLENIKRHLAYGEEKDRAVLDGVREVAGAVTSSTLTTVAVFLPIAFVGGFVGELFSPFAITVTVALLASLLVSLTVVPVLAYWFLKRPAVPADAVEAERAREAAVERERRSILQRAYLPVIRFATRRRLTVVLLALLIFAGTVGLATRLNTNFLDSSGGTTLNMTQKLPAGTSVEAKEKAATAVEQALAAEPAVQTYQVSIGGGGAFGFGGGTNTSISVTVAKDTDLNSLSDRLRAKLTSRPELGEIKIGADASGFNSDQVSVTVTAPSEAALKPASDQVVRALGGVAGLTEVSSDLSVGSPRVQVEVDDAAAAARGLSASTIGQVANQAIAGRTVTQLPVDGQRTDIVLRAGTAPVTVDQVKALPIPGPAGVVRLDEVARVSTVDGPAAVHRTGGDLSTTVTAKNTGDDLTKTTADIKSKLDGLTFTGGAAYSLGGVSQDQQEAFSNLFLALLAAIAIVFLIMVATFRSLIQPLILLVSIPFAATGAIGLLLATGTALGLPALIGMLMLVGIVVTNAIVLIDLINQYRAEGMSVSDAVTEGGRRRLRPILMTAAATIFALVPMALGITGQGGFIGRPLAIVVIGGLVSSTLLTLVLVPTLYTMVETRKERRRARREARRTPAQAPETESLDPTPTA